DNA sequence from the Fibrobacter sp. UWB11 genome:
TGAGTGGTTCACCAGATACAGGGGCATTTCCTAATGCCACGCTCAATAGGCCCCATTCATAGATTGACGGCAAATGCCAGCCATCAGGACAAATTCCCTGCACAGCGCGATCAAGTCCGCACTTTTTACCATAGCCGCAAACCAACGGTTCCTTCGAATCATTCGCCAAGGCAACAGAGTCAATTGCCGCCGCCCAGCTGTAATAACGACCGCCCACCTTGCAATTTTTTTCTTCATTATTGTAGCACCAGTTGCCGCCCTTCAAGCTCGGAGTCTTGACGCTATCGGCATAGTTCAGGTTTTCAGCCATCCACACCTGCGAATAATTCGAGTCTGGCACTTCAATTTTCACGACCTTGTAAACTTTCTTGTCGCGCGGGTCAATCATCGAATCGTATTTGATTTTCGGATTCAGGCGTGCTTCCTTAGGCACATCCCAGCTCCACCCTTCGGGGATTTCCTGTGCCACATTGATTTCTTCTATGGCCTTTTCAAAATCGGGAACTTCGTTTGCGAATCCCCAATTTTCCATATTCTTGCGAATGGAATCCATCACAGCCTTCGCCACGGCGTTTGCAATCCAGTCGATAATTGCTTTTTTCGTATCATCATCATTCCACGTGCCGCTTTCCGCAAAGGAACCATTGAATTTATCCATACGTTCCGTAAGCGTTTTCACATCGGCATCGCCTTGCATCAGCACGCTTATAGCAAGGAGAGTCGCATCGGCATCGCTTGTTCCAAAAATATCCAAATCTTCAAATTCGGCCGATTCACCAGCCATCCCGAATGCGGCAAGCACTTCCCTTTCAGCCAAATCCTTCGCCTCGTCAAAACTCTTGCCCTTTTCAGTCACATAGTACATCACGCGTTCGTATTCCAAGTTCGTAAGCAAGTTGACATTCACATGCGTACGGTCCTTGAGATTCGTCAACGCACGGAGCGTCAATTTGTCAGAGACCTTTTTCCCGGTCATTTCGCTACGGTATTCGCCCGTTACTTCAACAACAGCGCAAGTCGTTGACAAGTTCACTTTTTCAACAACAAATTCACCCATGTTGTTTTTGACTTCCCCCTCAAAAACCTCGTCCGTGAATTTCATTGTCTTGCAGTTGATTCCCTGCACCGTCACCGCAGAGCCCTTCACGAACGGGCCCTTTTGGGAAACGCCAGCAATATCCAAGTTCTTGATGGCGTAAAGGCCTTCGCTCTGTTCGTCCGTACCGGCCGTCTTATCACCAGAACAAGCCCAAAAAGACGTCCCAAATACAAGAGCCGCCAAAAGATTCCATTTCGTCATTGTTTTAGTGAGCATAATTCTAGTCACTCCCCTTTATTTTTTGATAACACATTCATATCGCCATATTCAATCTTTTCCGTCAGCGGGAAAAGCTGCATGTTCAAGCGGCAAACTTTTTCAATGTTCTTATCGGCAGAGACAATCGACACAATGCGCTTGCGGCACTCCGCCAATTCTTCCACCACCTTCTTGTAGCTTTCGGCGGTCATGCCCATCGTGATGCCGCTAAAGTGGCGTTCCGAAATAGGCAATTTATCCAAAGCGTCAAGCGCAAACTCGCCCATCTGGCGCAACAGCGAATGCACCGCCACGGCCACCACATTCAAATTTCCCGTCGAAAGCGAAGTACTCGTCTGATGATAATTCCCTTTGATATCGCGAGTCAAAAGCCCAGCCTTGAGCAAAAAGCGCAAGCTATCACTGACATCCGCAGCAGAAATCGCAGGCTTGCACATTTTGGCAATTTCGTTCGGCTTTGCGCCCGGCATAGCCACAGCCAATTCACGAACAACAGAATGCTTCCAAGTCTCGTAGTAAGTGTACATCTCGCTGCCGAGAATTTTCACGCGATTCGCTTCACCAAGCGCCTGCATTTCCTCAAAGCACTTCTTCTTTTCCTGTTCCGTCTTTGCTCCCTCATAACGTACCAGCAAAACGAAGTAATCCAATTCATAGCCAAGTAAGCCCATTGCAAGTGCAGTCTTTTTCGCTCCTTCTTCGCGAAGACGCGTCTTGCCATCACATACAAGTTTCAGGTACGAACCCGACGCAAATCCAGCCACCTTCGCAAATTCTCGCCACGTAAACGCAGAACAACGCTTGCGTTCCTTGTAGTAGTCGAGAATATACTCGCGATAGTTTTTGTATTCTGTAACCGTTTTCATGATATTAAAAATAGAAACACTGGATTAAGCATGCAATAGCATTTAATATTTTTTCAAAAACAAAAATGGCGATTTTAAGCATATTTCAGCACTTTTCAAAAGTGATTAAAGAAAATTCAAAAACATAAAACAAAAATTGAATTCTATAGAACAAAAAAAATCCCCCGGCAAAAGCCGAGGGAATTTAAAGGCGATCCCGGAACGGAGTCCGGGATGACACTGTAAGCAAACGACTTACGAAAGACGGCTGATCATATAACCAGCGCAAACTGCCGTACCAATCACGCCGGACACGTTCGGGCCCATAGCGTGCATGAGGAGGAAGTTCTGCGGGTCATACTTGGCACCTTCAACCTGAGAAACACGGGCAGCCATCGGCACAGCGGAAACGCCTGCGGAACCGATAAGCGGGTTCACCGGGTTCTTCGGAGAGCACTTGTTCATGATCTTTGCGAGGAGCAAACCGCCGAAAGTGGAGAAGCCAAAGGCAACCACACCCATAGCGATGATCATGAGAGTCTGCGGCTTGAGGAAGATGTCTGCAGACATCGTGAGACCCACGGACGTGCCGAGGAAGATCGTCACAATGTTCATGAGTTCGTTCGAAGAAGTCTTCACGAGGCGTTCAACGACACCAGCTTCCTTGAAGATGTTGCCCATCATAAGCATGATGATAAGGGCAGAGGCATCCGGCACGACGAGCACGCAAACGATCATCACCATCACGGCAAACACGATGCGTTCGGCCTTGGAAACCTGGCGGAGAGCCTTCATGCGAATCTTGCGTTCAGCGTCGTTCGTCATAGCGCGCATAATAGGCGGCTGGATGAGCGGCACGAGAGCCATGTAGGTGTAAGCAGCAACGGCGATGGGGCCGATGAGGTGCTTAGCAAGCTTGTTCGCAGTGAAGATGGACGTCGGACCGTCAGCACCACCGATGATACCGATGGAAGCTGCTTCACCGAGCGTAAAGCCACCGAGAGCGACAGCTGCAAACATGGTCATGAACACGCCAAACTGCGCGCCACCACCGAGGATGAGCGTACGCGGATTAGCGATAAGCGGTCCAAAGTCCGTCATGGCACCCACGCCCAAGAAGATGATGGGCGGGAAGAGTTCCAGATGGATACCCTGGCTGATGTAGTAGTAGAGACCGCCAGTCGGGCTGAACATACCTTCGATGCTCCAGCCACCGTCGTAGAACGCGACGGACGGGATGTTCACCGCAAGTGCACCGATAGCAATCGGCAAGAGCAGAAGCGGTTCGTATTTTTTGACAATCGCAAGGAACATCAACACGAAGCTCACGATCCACATGATTACCATCGGAACGGTAATCTGCGCGAATCCAGTGCTCGAGGCGAAGTCCGCGACTGAGTTAATAATTCCACTCATTGACTTTTACCTCATTAGGCAATGGTCATCAAGACCTGGCCATCAGTAACAGTGTCGGTTTCCTTGACGGAGATAGAAGTGACCTTGCCTGCGCACGGAGCGACGACCGGGTTTTCCATCTTGAGGGCTTCGATAACAGCCACTTCCTGGTTGGCAGCAACAGTGTCACCAACGTTAACCTTGAGCTTGAACACAGAGCCAGCGAGCGGGCTCTTGACTTCGGTGCCACCAGCGACGGCCGGAGCCGGAGCAGCAGCAGGAGCCGGTGCCGGAGCGGCAACCGGAGCAGCAGGAGCTGCAGAAACGGCGGAATCAAGAACTTCTACTTCGACGTCGTAGGTCTTGCCTTCGAAACTGATACGGACTGTTTTCTTCATTTTTATTTTTCCTGGCTTAAAAGCCTGTTAAGTTTTAAAAGTTGAACCTTACTTGACGATCGTCCAAGCAGGGGAGTTAATGTTTCTGTAAGCGGTCACGCGGCAGGGCTGACCAAGAGCCTGCGTTGCAGCAGCGGTAGCAATCACGAGGAACTGTTCGTTTGTAAGTCCCGGATGTTCTTCGAGAGCGGCGACAGCGGCAATGCCGAGGAACGCCTGGAGTTGCTTGTTGGTGAATCCCGGATGGATGCTCTTTGCATTCGGATCCCAGTCGCAGTGTGCCGGAGCACGAACCGCAGGAGCCGGAGCGGCAGCAGCTGCGGCCGGAGCAGCCTTCTTAGCAGGAGCCGGAGCCTTGACCTTGTCCAAGCCGAGCTTCTTCATGATTGCGCTCATGATAGTGCAGAGGACGAGGAGGCCAATGATCACAGACATCACGACGATGAGGCCTGTTGCCTGGAATTCGACGAGCTTGCCAAGGGTGAACTTCTGGACTTCACCATGGCACTTGCCACCTTCCATCTTGCCTTGGCAGTATTCGCTACCGAGCTTAGCCTTAGCAATCGGGAGCACGGCAGTACCGTTGGCATTTTCGACGGAATCGCGAATATCGCGGGCGCGAACGGACTGTTCGTATGTCTTATAAAGAATGGAATAGCCACCACCGTGAGTTTCCACAATCTGGAAAACAGTAGATTCATCCATCCACTTGAGCTGTTCCTTGAGCGGGGCAGCAATGGAGTCCGGCATCAGAGCAATCTGCTCGTCAAAACGGCCAACCTTTGCAGCCTTGGAAGCAGCAGGTTGAGCTACGATTTCAGACGCAAAGGCAGCGGAAACCGTTGTCACTGCGGCAAAGACCATAGCTTTCTTTAGTGTATCATTCATATCGGAATGCGTCCATGTTTAATTAAGTGAACTGTTTGATAAAAATCAACGCGCGTGAATATAGCAATTTTGACGAAATTACATCGTCATTGTGCCAGAAGGAAGGCCCTTCACAGGCACATAGCGAAGCGTTCCGTCAACACCCATGATAATTGCCACACCGGCAAGGTAATTGATCCACTGTTTCGTGTCGAAATAGCGCAAATTCACCTTTCCCTCTGTGCAGAACGCTGTCAGCGGAACCACGAGCATATCATGAGAAATCCAGACCGCCATTTTAGAAACCTTTTCAAAACGCGGCACCACCACTTCGGTCATAAATTCTTCGCCACGAGACTTCAGCGGATAGTACGCATCGCTATAATTTCCTTTGTATGCATATTCCGAAGTCACGACCCAACCGCCGCCATTGCTGTTCTTGTAATTTTCAAACTTGTCATTGTCCTTTACGAACCATTCGCCGTCCAGCTGCGGAATCGTATCGTTCCCCATTTCAGTAATTCCGGCACCCAGAGCCACGTTTTCGCAAGTCTCGTAGCTGCGCGTGTAAGTCGAGTTTGCAAAGTAAATATTTTCACCCTTGAACTTTTCGCCCACGGTTTGCGATTGTTTCTTTCCGTTACTCGTCAGGTGACCATTCTTACCAGTATCATCTGAACGCTCCGCATGGCGCAAAATAAAGATGACTTTTTCACCGGCGGCAACGGTCTTCAAAACATCGCCAACATCTTCAAATTCAAGAATCTCGCCCGGCTCGGGTTCACGCCAGGTCTTTTTACTCTGGTCATAAATGTAGGACTTGTCCTGATTGATTTTTCCGCTCTTAATTTGCCCATCATAATCACCAGCACCCAAGCCATACGTATCTTTTTCAAGGTCTGTCGCCACGCGCCAATTCTTAGTCGTCCTGTCGCAAATAAAACGGATCTTCGGGCCATCTGGTTGTTCGTAATAAGAGACAAAATATTCGCTCTGGCTGTTACCCACATGCTTTACCTGACCTGCAGTCATCGTGCCGCAAGATTCAAAGCCGTGAGTTTTCGTCCAGAAATTACGTACATGCTTTTCAAAATCAGGAACGTCACCGAGTCCCCAATATTCCATATTCGTGCGGATTTTTTCAAGGCCACCTTCAGCATCGAGCATCAAAAGTTTATCTGCAAGTTTTGCCTTCGATGAATTGTCGCCCCAGTTGCCATCGCCACGAATGTCATCAGCAATAAAGTCCGCAAACTTAAGCATATCGTTCACAGAGCCATAGCTCTGCATCATCACAGAAACCGCAAGGAGAGCGGCACTGTAATCATCAGAACCGAATAAACTTATATCTTCTGCGGATTTGCTCGACGTCGTAGATGTCTGACCACCACGGTTCCAACCGCCAAAGCCACCATAGCCTCCACCGCCACCAGAGCTACCAAGGCTAATTCCGAAAGACGAAAGCACATCCGTCAACGCACGCCCGCTCTGGCTCCCGATCGGCTGGTTATTGCCAGAATCTTCCACAAGTTTCCTCACACGCGGAGCCGTCATGTGCGTAAGCATGTTCACATTGAACGAATCACGCGAAGACAAGTCAACAACTGCATTGAGCGTCACAAGCGACGAAGAAAGTTCGCCCGTGAGTTCATCCATGTAAAAGCCATTTGCCTCAACGCGCACGTAAGGAGATACAAGATTGACACTCGGGAAATTAAACGAACCGTTCGATGTAACAATGCAGGTTTCGTGCGCACGTTCGGAATCCGCCAAGCGCTTGAGGCTGTCCAATTCGACAATCTTAACCGAAGTTCCATAACGGAAAGGCCCCTTCTCCGCAAAGCCCGAAATAGCAACGCCCGCTCTGCGGAAATCCGTCGCATCATCTCCCATTTCTACAATAGATTCTGCGGGAACAAGAACACCATCGTGACATGTGAAGGTTCCAGTTATCGTCGTATCGTTAATAGGTTTTTGAACGACTGAAGTATCTTTGCCAGAACCTTTGCTAGAACTGGAGTAAAAATGATGGTGACCCCTTTGCGAAGAAGAGCTGTTCAACGAAGAACTGCTCTTATTATCTTTTGGCGGTTTTTCATTCGAGGAGCTACCCTTCGAATCTGAGCTATCGATTTCCGATATAGTCTCGCAATCGTCGCCATCGCACGGAATAGCCCCGTACTTGACGGAATCGCAAGACGACAAAAGAAGCGCCAATATAAATAATATCCAAACCCGCATAAGGTGAATATTAGAAATTTCTAGTCAGCGAACCCAGACTTGAGGCCCCGAATCGCGATATAACGACGGTTTCCGGCCTTGTCAACGATAATTGCGACACCCGCAAGGTAGTTAATCCACTTGCCTCCATCATATTTTCTCAAATTAATCTGCAAATTTGAGCAATAGGCAACCAGCGGAACCATCAACTTATCATGGGAACTCAGGAGCACAAACTTTTCCTTGGTGTACTTCTTCAAAA
Encoded proteins:
- a CDS encoding fibrobacter succinogenes major paralogous domain-containing protein codes for the protein MLTKTMTKWNLLAALVFGTSFWACSGDKTAGTDEQSEGLYAIKNLDIAGVSQKGPFVKGSAVTVQGINCKTMKFTDEVFEGEVKNNMGEFVVEKVNLSTTCAVVEVTGEYRSEMTGKKVSDKLTLRALTNLKDRTHVNVNLLTNLEYERVMYYVTEKGKSFDEAKDLAEREVLAAFGMAGESAEFEDLDIFGTSDADATLLAISVLMQGDADVKTLTERMDKFNGSFAESGTWNDDDTKKAIIDWIANAVAKAVMDSIRKNMENWGFANEVPDFEKAIEEINVAQEIPEGWSWDVPKEARLNPKIKYDSMIDPRDKKVYKVVKIEVPDSNYSQVWMAENLNYADSVKTPSLKGGNWCYNNEEKNCKVGGRYYSWAAAIDSVALANDSKEPLVCGYGKKCGLDRAVQGICPDGWHLPSIYEWGLLSVALGNAPVSGEPLKALTGWNYAGTPDNNGTDLYGFAALPTGRRISATKWEKVGSDVYYWSATEYSANDGRYFNINNVYTNSYTYQNSKSYGQSVRCVKGDPSTAPVRPSSSSSDTEGWSWDVPKEARLNPKIKYDSMVDPRDKQVYKVVKIDVPDTNYSQVWMAENLNYADSVKTPSLKGRNWCYNNDEKNCNVGGRYYTWAAAIDSVALANDPKEPLDCGYGKTCGLNHSVQGICPDGWHLPTLREWSLLCEAIGDYSTCGKPLKALSGWDYAGTPNNNGTDKYGFASLPTGRRLSATSWEKVGSDVYYWSATEYSADDGRYFNINNIYTQTYTYQNYKYYGQSVRCVKDAE
- a CDS encoding TIGR02147 family protein; this encodes MMKTVTEYKNYREYILDYYKERKRCSAFTWREFAKVAGFASGSYLKLVCDGKTRLREEGAKKTALAMGLLGYELDYFVLLVRYEGAKTEQEKKKCFEEMQALGEANRVKILGSEMYTYYETWKHSVVRELAVAMPGAKPNEIAKMCKPAISAADVSDSLRFLLKAGLLTRDIKGNYHQTSTSLSTGNLNVVAVAVHSLLRQMGEFALDALDKLPISERHFSGITMGMTAESYKKVVEELAECRKRIVSIVSADKNIEKVCRLNMQLFPLTEKIEYGDMNVLSKNKGE
- a CDS encoding sodium ion-translocating decarboxylase subunit beta — protein: MSGIINSVADFASSTGFAQITVPMVIMWIVSFVLMFLAIVKKYEPLLLLPIAIGALAVNIPSVAFYDGGWSIEGMFSPTGGLYYYISQGIHLELFPPIIFLGVGAMTDFGPLIANPRTLILGGGAQFGVFMTMFAAVALGGFTLGEAASIGIIGGADGPTSIFTANKLAKHLIGPIAVAAYTYMALVPLIQPPIMRAMTNDAERKIRMKALRQVSKAERIVFAVMVMIVCVLVVPDASALIIMLMMGNIFKEAGVVERLVKTSSNELMNIVTIFLGTSVGLTMSADIFLKPQTLMIIAMGVVAFGFSTFGGLLLAKIMNKCSPKNPVNPLIGSAGVSAVPMAARVSQVEGAKYDPQNFLLMHAMGPNVSGVIGTAVCAGYMISRLS
- a CDS encoding acetyl-CoA carboxylase biotin carboxyl carrier protein subunit; this encodes MKKTVRISFEGKTYDVEVEVLDSAVSAAPAAPVAAPAPAPAAAPAPAVAGGTEVKSPLAGSVFKLKVNVGDTVAANQEVAVIEALKMENPVVAPCAGKVTSISVKETDTVTDGQVLMTIA
- a CDS encoding histidine phosphatase family protein, producing MALLLSSCDSVKYGAIPCDGDDCETISEIDSSDSKGSSSNEKPPKDNKSSSSLNSSSSQRGHHHFYSSSSKGSGKDTSVVQKPINDTTITGTFTCHDGVLVPAESIVEMGDDATDFRRAGVAISGFAEKGPFRYGTSVKIVELDSLKRLADSERAHETCIVTSNGSFNFPSVNLVSPYVRVEANGFYMDELTGELSSSLVTLNAVVDLSSRDSFNVNMLTHMTAPRVRKLVEDSGNNQPIGSQSGRALTDVLSSFGISLGSSGGGGGYGGFGGWNRGGQTSTTSSKSAEDISLFGSDDYSAALLAVSVMMQSYGSVNDMLKFADFIADDIRGDGNWGDNSSKAKLADKLLMLDAEGGLEKIRTNMEYWGLGDVPDFEKHVRNFWTKTHGFESCGTMTAGQVKHVGNSQSEYFVSYYEQPDGPKIRFICDRTTKNWRVATDLEKDTYGLGAGDYDGQIKSGKINQDKSYIYDQSKKTWREPEPGEILEFEDVGDVLKTVAAGEKVIFILRHAERSDDTGKNGHLTSNGKKQSQTVGEKFKGENIYFANSTYTRSYETCENVALGAGITEMGNDTIPQLDGEWFVKDNDKFENYKNSNGGGWVVTSEYAYKGNYSDAYYPLKSRGEEFMTEVVVPRFEKVSKMAVWISHDMLVVPLTAFCTEGKVNLRYFDTKQWINYLAGVAIIMGVDGTLRYVPVKGLPSGTMTM